A part of Lacerta agilis isolate rLacAgi1 chromosome 7, rLacAgi1.pri, whole genome shotgun sequence genomic DNA contains:
- the LOC117050432 gene encoding tigger transposable element-derived protein 1-like produces the protein MGPKKTAAAESGERKKEKVTLEMKKEIIRKHDGGMRVTDLAREYGRNPSTIGTILKMREKILATDVAKGVTRIVKNRPAVLEEVEKLLLIWLEEKQRAGDTVTEAVICEKAKALHADLVRQQPGTSGEPEVFKASRGWFDRFKTRSGIHSVVRHGEAASSDVPAAEDFAAEFLEVVTTEGYLPQQVFNCDETGLFWKRMPKRTFITQEEAKLPGHKPMKDRLTLLFCANASGDLKIKPLLVYHSENPRAFKKHKVDKEQLSVMWRSNSKAWVTRVLFVEWVNLAFGPAVKQYLLDNDLPLKALLLMDNAPAHPKGLEEDLLEEFSFINIMFLPPNTTPLLQPMDQQLIANFKKLYTKELFRRCFEVTDCTNITLREFWKDHFDIVTCLKMITTAWDGITQRNLNCAWRSLWPDCVAPSDSDAPESTVVQDIVSLGRTMGLEVTEEDVSELVEEHDHELTTQELVELQAQAAQEQASLEEEEATEERLSSKELRDICQKWKDVQAFAQRHHPDKDLTRDLANTFDTRVMSSFREVLKRRMKQQTMDKFFSKKQRVEEEPSSSCPPES, from the coding sequence ATGGGGCCCAAGAAGACTGCTGCTGCAGAGTCCGgcgagaggaagaaggagaaggtgacGCTGGAAATGAAGAAGGAGATCATCCGGAAGCACGACGGTGGAATGCGTGTGACAGACCTCGCCAGGGAGTACGGGAGGAATCCATCGACCATTGGGACCATCCTGAAGATGAGGGAGAAGATCCTTGCGACTGATGTAGCCAAGGGAGTCACCAGGATTGTGAAGAACCGCCCAGCTGTTCTGGAGGAGGTCGAGAAGTTGCTGCTCATCTGGTTAGAAGAGAAGCAGCGTGCAGGGGACACAGTGACTGAGGCCGTCATTTGTGAGAAGGCCAAGGCCTTGCACGCAGACCTCGTCCGGCAACAGCCAGGAACCTCAGGCGAGCCAGAAGTCTTCAAGGCAAGCAGAGGCTGGTTTGACCGGTTCAAGACAAGATCTGGAATCCACAGCGTGGTCAGACatggagaggctgccagttccgatGTTCCTGCGGCTGAAGACTTTGCAGCGGAGTTCCTGGAGGTTGTGACGACGGAGGGCTACCTTCCACAGCAGGTCTTCAACTGCGACGAGACCGGGCTGTTTTGGAAGAGGATGCCCAAAAGGACTTTCATCACTCAGGAGGAGGCCAAGTTGCCTGGCCACAAGCCCATGAAGGACCGTCTGACCCTGCTCTTCTGTGCCAACGCAAGCGGTGACCTGAAGATCAAGCCCCTGCTGGTGTACCACTCGGAGAACCCACGGGCCTTCAAGAAACACAAAGTCGACAAGGAGCAGCTGAGTGTCATGTGGCGATCCAACAGTAAGGCTTGGGTCACACGTGTGCTGTTTGTGGAGTGGGTCAATCTTGCTTTTGGCCCTGCTGTCAAACAGTACCTGCTGGACAACGACCTGCCACTGAAGGCTTTGCTTCTGATGGACAATGCTCCTGCTCATCCTAAAGGCCTTGAGGAGGACTTGTTGGAGGAGTTCAGCTTCATAAACATCATGTTCCTGCCGCCTAACACCACGCCACTGCTCCAGCCGATGGATCAGCAGCTCATCGCCAATTTCAAAAAACTCTACACCAAGGAGCTTTTCAGGCGATGCTTCGAAGTGACTGATTGCACCAACATCACCCTGCGGGAATTCTGGAAGGACCACTTTGACATCGTCACCTGCTTGAAGATGATCACCACGGCCTGGGACGGGATCACCCAGAGAAATTTGAATTGCGCTTGGCGCAGCCTGTGGCCAGACTGTGTGGCACCAAGTGACTCTGATGCACCAGAGTCAACAGTGGTGCAGGACATTGTTTCCTTGGGGAGGACCATGGGCCTGGAGGTCACCGAGGAGGACGTCAGCGAGCTGGTGGAGGAGCACGACCACGAGCTGACCACCCAGGAGCTGGTTGAACTGCAGGCACAGGCTGCGCAGGAGCAGGcctcgctggaagaggaggaagcaactGAGGAACGGCTGTCCTCCAAAGAACTGAGGGACATCTGCCAGAAGTGGAAAGATGTGCAGGCTTTTGCACAGCGGCACCACCCTGACAAGGACCTGACACGTGACCTTGCGAACACTTTTGACACAAGGGTCATGTCGTCTTTCAGGGAAGTGCTGAAAAGGCGGATGAAGCAGCAGACCATGGACAAGTTCTtcagcaagaagcaaagagtAGAAGAGGAACCTTCTTCGAGTTGTCCCCCAGAGTCTTAG